The Juglans regia cultivar Chandler chromosome 11, Walnut 2.0, whole genome shotgun sequence genome contains the following window.
GAACTATATGATCATGTTTATGATGACGATCTTTAAAGTTTAAGAAGTCATGGAAGCGTATTATAGGTGTTTATAGTCAGAACTGTGTTTCTTGGTGCTTTGGATTTTGGTTCTCCTGGCTTAACTTTTGGTATTGGGTTATGGGCTTTTACAAGATTTATGTCTTCTTGTTCACGGTTGTCTGTATCCATGGGTATGAACTCCGGCTATAGTTACTCTGCGCTTATATATGTTTGGTTCTTTatgttgtttctaatttttggTATTGAGGTGTGAATACATGAGGTACCCGAGGTGTTCATcagaaaaaaatgttaaatgggTATGAGGTTTTGCATAGGAATCTCTTCACTAGATCGGTTCAGAATATCATTGTTTAGCCACCATTATGATGATATTTGGGAGCTTGGGTATTATACAGTGTGTCATTCAAATTTGTGGTTTGGGGATCATTGTTGTTTCTCTATAATTTAGGAGTGCCTCCCTCACTGTTTGgttttcccttattttcctgATAATAGCTAGCCATGAATTTAATGATTCATCTATGCCTTTGTTCTGGCATGGCATGTATTAGAGTTTGATAAACGTGGCTTCCTTGGTGTGTTTGCTGGAGCATATCGGACTCTTGCATGCTTATCTGAGAGTTGTTTGAGGTTGTCTCAACAGCGTGAATCTACTACAGTGTTTATGCCTTGTGAAGTTTGAAAGTGTTAGGCAATTATTTTGTTCCAGCACAGGACTCCTCCATACTgggattttgtagtttttttcaAGAGCCGGAagggattttctttttcctgttaAAAACCTGTTGGTTGCCCAAATTGCAAAGGGCACTGATAatgttttctctttcatctcaGGATACTCGACTGAAATTTTCTGAATCGAAAGAAGCAAAATATGGCTACCTATTTCCCGAGTCCAAGCAATCAAAGAGATGTCTTGCTGACTCCATATCCAGGGGATCAGAAATTTGCTTCATATTCTGAACCGCCTTTCCATCCTGGCAACACAATGATGTATCTGAACCAAGCTTCTTCTGTGTCCTACTCAGACATCTTGTCTGTGAGTACTCTATCCCCTGTTCCCCTTGGAAACTCTGTTACTGGAGATGGTGAACAAAATACTCGGTGTCAGGGATTAGCTCTTAGTCTTGGTACAGGAATGCCATCTGCATCTGTAGCTTCACTCAATGGCCAGTATCCAAACCCAGGTTTGTCTTCATTCTTGAGTACTAGTCCCCCATTCTCGAGAAAAGGGGAAATATCTTGTAAAGGTGATGAGAACAACCAATTTGAGGAGTTGATAATTGCAGAATGTTTGCTCTCTAGTTTTTCTGGAGCCAACCAGAATCATACCAGAACAGAGACATTGTGCAATCCTCATTCTTTGGTGACTCCATAGAGGCGCTATCTAATCGATATCTTTATGAACCATTAGGTTTTGCGATCACATTGTTAAACTCAAAGTATCTCAAGGCAGCACAACAATTGCTTGATGAAGTGGCTAATCTCTGGAATGCTTTGAAGCAACATAGATTGaacaaacatcaaaacatcCCTGGCATTGGTTTGGATGGTTCAAAAGAGAAAGATGGGAGATCAAATTCTCAATCTGTGCAGATGTCTTCAGACCCTGGCGACTCAACTACCAACTCCTTTTGCGAGCTTTCACCTGCACAACGACAGGATTTgcagaataagaagaaaaaacttTTGTCCATGGTGGATGAGGTACTCCTACTACATTCATACTTTTTTCTAGTTACacatcattttccatttatttttaatttgtatatatagtttgaaTTGCTTCTCTATTTATCCATGTAGAAGATCCTTTGGACCATGACATATTCTTCCCTCACACTTTCTATGTACCCACACAATAATTTCCTGCCAATTCGGCTGTATGCATGATACAGTCACTGGTAGCACTTGTGCTCCTAAAGTAGGGATCGCATTGGTTAGTTGAGAGAATGCTGTTATCAGTTTAGAGTGCCAAATTCAGGTTTTTTAGTTGGAGACTTCGAAAGTTcaagataaaaaatgaaagcatgTTGAAAAATTTCTGAAGGAAGTGGAGGTTAGTGCTTCAAGGTGTGGCTGGCACTCAGAGACGTGTGCTGAGGCATAAATAAGGGTTGTGAATGGTATGGATATTTTAGGTCGAATTTGATGTTAATGAACATGGCTTCTCTTCTATAATATGCTTCTACCCCCCAACCCCGGCGGGCACCGGCGGCCCCACGGGAAATGGTATAAGTAAAACGTTATGATCGGTAATGATTTTGCTCCTGTGTAGGTTGATAGAAGATACAAACAATATTACGATCAGATGCAAATTGTAGTGTCATCTTTTGACATGGTAGCAGGGTATGGGGCAGCTGAACCATACACTGCTCTTGCACTCCAAACAATTTCCCGCCATTTCCGCTGTTTGCGTGATGCAATCACCAGCCAGATTCAAGTTACTCAGAGAAGCCTTGGAGAGCAAGATACTTCACCATATGGTCAAGGAGGAGGGGTACCTCGTCTCCGCTATGTTGATCAGCAGTTCAAGCAACATAGCGCTCTTCAACAGTTCGGTGTGATGCGACATGCTTGGAGGCCTCAAAGAGGGCTTCCTGAGACTGCCGTTTCAATTCTCCGTGCCTGGTTATTTGAGCACTTCCTTCATCCGTATGCCCCTCAACCTATAATTTCCACAATTCTCGATTGTACTTGCTATTCTACTGAGAACTTCTAATTTACTAATTCGTTCCTTATTTCACCAGTTACCCAAAGGACTCAGAAAAAATTATGCTCGCAAAGGAAACGGGATTGACTCGAAATCAGGTAAGATGATTCTAAAATGGTTTCTCAATATGCATTCGTGGTACTGGGACCCAAATGAGTCAATATGTTGAACAGCTAAACGTTGTTCCTCACCTAAAGTTCATGTTTGGGGCCTTTTGAACTGTGGATATCCTCTAGCCCATAAATTCTTCTAATTAATGAGTGCCTTAATTTTGCTAAAAAATTATCAGAAACTCATACAAGCCATTCTTTTGCTCATGTGGCATCATCATTAATCTTGTGTACCGTTCAGGTTGCAAACTGGTTTATTAATGCACGGGTCCGTCTTTGGAAGCCCATGGTTGAGGAGATTTACAAAGAAGAGTTTGGGGAATCTGAGTTGAACTCCCAATCTTCACCAGAGAATGCATCGAAACCACCTAGGGATCATTCAGGGGAGTTTGAGGAAAGGAGAGAAGAGTTGCAAGACAGAGTGATTCCCACAATTGATGATGGTGTCCATACCGGACAAGCCCATGAATCAAATGTTAATGGGAAAACGGCAAGACCTGGATTTGGTAGTAGTGCTCACAGAGACAATATTTCAGGGTCAGGAACAATAAGAGTGTTGGGTGACCAAAGACCTAATGTGGATGACCATAGCCTTTATCCAGATGAGACTATCCCACACCGCCAAGTTGGTGGTGGGAGTCTTATGGCTTCTGCTGCCACGTTTGATATGTTAGAGTTGGGTAGTTTTATAGATGGCAGCCAGGTTTCACTTGTATTGGAATTGCGGCATTGTGAACGAGATGGATTTCCCATTTCTGGTGGCACTGATTTAAGAGGTAATGACACAATAACTTCTTCTGCAGAGCCTGACTCATTAGATATTCAGTGCCCGGATCCGGGGAAGCAACATCACAGGTTTCACAATTCCCACATGGTTTATGATTTTGTAGTCTGAAACAAAGGATTTCGTATTGCTTTATTGGCTAAAATCAATCTTcttcagaaatagaatgcccTGTGATGTTACTCTGGCATTGTTCATCCTACTTGCTTATTGtttgaagataaaaaaactAGAATTACAAATATACGTGTTGATATGGTACGATGTTACACTTCTGTAATAGAACAAGAAGACTGTTGGAGCTGTAGGCATATTTGTATAGATCAGACGCATAGatatttttgtgcattttgttgaaTAAGTAATCTTGTAAAACTATTCCCAAGTTTGACATTGATTTATCATTTCTATCAACCAaatgttttatcatttttatcatttatcattttgtAGAATAGACGATCAGCAGATCAATTTGGTTTTTGGATTTGCTCTCTATGCAAGCCATTAAATCGTGCAAAGTTGGAGCTAACTGGCCAAACAAGACACGTCGGGTTGACCCAACCTGAGGTTTGGAATATATAAATGGGTCAAATAGGTTGTGTCGGGCCAACCCATCacccaataaaataattttgttgggTTCGGAATGAGGTGCTTGACCCGTTTAGTTATTTATGGTGGGTTCGGAATAACTCAAAATTGATCCAAATCCGAATGACCGAGGCCAACACAACACAATTGATTGCCCTAGtgtttttgtattgttttgtcTTGGATAACACGTTATGCATGTTGAAGGAGCGGAAATGCTGCTTAAATTAGAAGATAAGCTTGTTTGCTTGCAATTCGAGCAAGGCTAAGAAAAGAGGACGGGGGTTCcttacaattttctttctttatttattttacttaaaacaCTTCTGTGGTTTGGAGAGAGAAGTAATCAGCATATCGTTGGGTTTGTTATAGTTTGCTCTCTCCATCACACTCCTGTTAGATTTATTAATGGCGAGATTGTCACGTGTCAGCCAATCATTTTATCTGTTACGAGGTATTAAAATCTTACCTTAGCCACTTTatttaaattcagaaaaataaaaaatattaacgttattaaaaataaaaataaaaataaaaagttcaacATCTCAGAGTACGTGAcaagaacattattaaaaaaaagtcattgTGAAGTCCCGACGTTAGCATTGTGTTGAGTAGTTAGCATGATGTTCGTTTAAATTATGGAGGTAGATAAGAGTATTTCAGAATGGATATAAAAATGCAGAAGGCAGATCTATCCAAGTTTGTACTTGGAGCAGGTAACACCAGAAACAATGTCAAAACCAAATCCATTTTCTGTTTCATACACACGCCACTCTTGTGCCAGAAAGAGGTGCCCATACGGGTTAGACTTAGTCATCTCTCTTTACATATTAGGTGAGAACTGAGAAGATTTGGTAACGAGAGTGGTTGATTTATTCCCTTAAGCTCTATATACATATGCAAGCCAATGCCACACATTCTCTCAAACTTGCTGCAGCTATACTACTAGTCATCAATGGAATTCTTCAAAGTTACTCTTAGTCTCTTGGTAATAGCTTTCCTCTCAGCCAACCTCTCTGTAGCTCACCCTGGCTTCAATGTTGGCTGGGGTGGAAATGGTTTTGGGTCTTTCGGATTGTTCCCTGAATTCTATCAGTTCTCATGCCCCCAAGCCAATGACATTGTCATGTCCGTGTTAGAGAAGGCCATTGCCAAGGAGCCCAGGATGGCTGCTTCTTTACTTAGGCTTCATTTCCACGATTGCTTTGTTCAGGTTCTAGAATTAGTTTCAAACAGTTTGAAGTACAAGAATGAAAGttgatttcttttccctttttcaatGACAATACAACCAACCATCTCACTTTACACTACTTTTACAGGGTTGTGACGCATCTGTTTTGTTGGATGATAGTTCCACAGTGGTCAGTGAAAAGAAATCTTTGCCAAACAGGAATTCTATTAGAGGTTTTGAAGTCATTGATGAGATCAAGGTTAAGTTGGAAGAATCATGTCCTCAGACCGTCTCTTGTGCAGATATTCTCGCCCTTGCTGCTCGTGGCTCCACTGTATTAGTAAGCCAAATCTGAACTTTGAACTGAGACTAAAAATATAATGGGCATACTTCTTTGtacttttaaaatcatttttttgagTTTGTTGGGTATGTTGAAACAGAGCGGTGGACCGAATTGGCAGCTCCCATTAGGAAGGAGGGACTCAGAGACAGCAAGCTTAAGCACCTCGAACAATAACATTCCCCCACCAAACTCTACTCTCCAAAACCTTTTAACACTTTTCAAGCGTCAAGGGCTTAATGAAGTTGACCTCGTTGCACTCTCTGGTAAACTTGGTTTTATTGAGGAGTTTTGTTACCCACGAGTCAAATACAACTGTTCATCTTAAGACATAATCTTCCCAAATTGCAGGGGGGCATACAATTGGCGTTGCAAGGTGTACGACATTCAAGCAGAGGCTGTACAACCAAAATGGAAACAACCAACCGGATGCGACTCTGGACAAAACCTACTACTATGGTCTGAAATCAGTTTGTCCTAGGTCCGGTGGTGACAATAACATCTCTCCCCTGGACTTTGCCTCCCCAGCAAGATTTGACAACACATATTTCAAACTCATCCTGTGGGGAAAAGGGCTTCTCACTTCGGATCAAGTGCTTTTCACTGGAAGTCCTAGGACCACCATGGAATTGGTAAAGAGATATGCAGAGGATGAGGGCCTGTTCTTCAACCAGTTTGCTAACTCCATGATTAAAATGGGAAACATCAGCCCTCTCACTGGTTTCAAGGGTGAAGTGAGGAAGAACTGTCGTCGAGTTAATTAGGCAAAACTAATTGTCCATTTAAAAGTGTTTGGCTTATTTATGCTTTCCTGTTGTGTTAACCTCTGATTATGTTAAAGCTATGGTGTCTGTGTTGCTTGAAAATGAGCGAGTAATGTATACATCTGCTTGTTTTACGGTAATTAGCATTTTCTTATATGCATGCGGACAGTTTACAGGGAAAGGAAGTTAGCAAGTATAAAATTGAATATTCCCCTTTTGAGGCGAagaaatattagaatataagtGCTAAGTTATGAGTGAATTAAGATTCACGACTCTCTTACCATCAATTTTCCTACGCCAATCTCACAAAATGACGAAATACTCACGAATTCCACCTCACCACCGCGGGACCACCTACAAAAGCTTCTTTGGtccatttttaaagaaaaattctaattacTAATTACTATACACTACCACACACCTTATATTCAGCAGCGGACCTATATTGATTACCtcccaaaaattttcaaaaacatactttagtatatgattttttcaaagatatcctaaaataaagataatttgtccccccaaaatattttcaaaaatctcatttagtactttttttttttaagaagataaCGGAAtaccaattttattgattactcTCACCTATGGCGAAGGAAAATCGTAATTACAGACACGACACCTGGAATGTACATATAagctaagaatttaaaaactcaaGCATCAAAACCATTATATTCATATAGAGTATACGACCTTAAGAAAGACACTTAACCTAACTCCGAACAAGCCAAAGAGATGAACCTACAAAAAACCAAGCACACAAGAAAAAAGAGACAAGACAATAACACGAAACTTACCAGGTACGAACCTTACGAGATCCGTAGTTAGGGCATACCCAATTTATCCATGCAGAGAAGTCCCCTCAACAGGCTAGGCAGCGTGTGAATTTCAGACCAATCAGAGTTCAAACCCTCAGCCCTACACTTAGCTAGAAAGTCAGCCACAGTATTACTTTCACGAAAAATGTGATTCACAATATACTCCATGCTATTAAGCTGTTCATGtaattcatcccaaaaatcttctaaatctCATTTAGTACTTAGTTGTCtaggtttcttttatttttttaatgattttttcatacttacatatattttttgtcattaataaaatctcacattctcattttttttacatctcataagaggcaagaaaatattttagtctatttttataagttatttggtaaatttacaacctcattttttctatttatttacatttttcctttcaagtcTTCCATTAGCTAATTTATTTGGATTATTTTTGTTAGTAATTACATATATACTACCATCGAGTTAACAATTAGGAGTGAATGCAACAAATCTCACATagctatttatatttatattatagagactttacaatattcaattttagattcaacaaaaaagtttatatttagttacttaatttttattatttgcttcaaaaaatcttacatagttatttctatcttaattttattgttcACTTGAATCAGATAGAGCTCAAGTGAGAGGTTTAGATGAGTggctttaataatttaatttgtccTTAGATAACAAccttatatggttaatgttaaATGTCGATGACACACTTTGCTACCTTAAATATCGGTTATTGTTCACCCCTACATACGATACTTTGCTAATCGCCCCCCCACGCATCAAATCTTAGTTCTGCCCCTgcttatattctataaaaaacacctccacactttatgaaaaaaaaaaattataaatgtagagtgtgaaaataaatagtaactaatgCATAAAATTCCTCATATTTAAATACTCCTATTATGTCTTGTGCCTCGTTATCAAATAATTCACTTTGTGGTTTGACTTACAAGAGAGCAACGATTTAAGGTTGTCACGTCAAGTTTCAACATTAAGCCCCGATTTGAataaggagatgagatgagatgattttagataaaagttaaaaataaaataaaatattgttaaaatattattttttaatattattattgtttcagaatttgaaaaagttgaattaagatttgaaaaagttaaattgtttattatattttgtgtgaaaatttgagaaaattgtaatgatgagataagaagaTATGAGTTTAGTtgatttctcaatccaaacaggcccagattttttacaattttttaactcaaataatttctatGGTTTATAAAAAGATAGACACATTTTGTGAATTACACAACTGGActtatttggataatgagatgagataagttaaataaaatattgttaaaatattattttttaatattattaacgttttagaattttaaaaagttgaattttttattatattttatgtgagaatttaaaaaaattataatgatgagatgagatgagatgatttatataTCCCAACGAGATCTAAATGATATTTGTGGGCAAAAAGGATCTCACCATTAAATACGATGGTTATAAATGCTTGGTGcatatttatctaaattatagaaaaaaatattaaggtgGTAGAATTTCATAGAagttttaaggaaaatgttagtttacCTCTAGTTTTGTTCTCTGAATTTAATCGCttgtgtattttaatttattttctgaaatgtTTAAGCAAATTACTACTAATgtatttgtatatatgtatatatattaaatgtttaaaaatatttataaaaatataattatattaagagTGTAATCAACTGTACATGTTAAGcggtaggggtgctacccgccctacagggcggggccacccctttTCCGCCCCCCGCCCCTGTTCATGCGGGGGTGGGGTACCCTGTTCGTTGCCTGGGGTGTGGGGCTAGACCTCCATCCCCCGCCCCTTACTAGGCCTTTGGCCCAGTTCAATTATCTAGGCCTAAAATAGCCCAGAATCTATTTTTAGGCTATTTTAGAcccaaaatttaactaaaataataaatatatttaaaaagtaaaaacaaaaaataaattatatagatagaactattaactatatactaaGTTTCAACTAATACTACTGagtattaactaataattatcACTAAGGCACTAAACTTTTACAATTAGACAatttaagagaactaataaactattacaatattacaaattcatctaaaaataatgaatattataaattgtattattatctattttaacaatattacaattaattgtaaattaacaaaatcataacattttaaatttgatcaatttgggatGGCAGTGAGTTCACTGAGACTAAATTATGTcgattgctgtgagactgaGAATCaagattataaaagttataaaacctgCAATATTaatgagttaaaaataaaacaaattataattataaaattataaacatgaaacaaaaatttaaaatacaaaatattaaaaatactaactaaGATGAGATTGGGTCGTTAGGATGAAGATGAGCATAGATTATTGGGTCCTTAGGATTAGGATTTAGCatatgtatattgagaatataaaagctaaaaaacatacaagtaaaataattagatactaaaatattatataaaattataaatgtaaaaaaaaaattaagggacaaattgtgcaaaccatagcaatggtgggtccaatacatacaaagtcatactgcatcagAGGTAGTTGCAGACATCGTCTCATGTATcattataacaattaaatttgaaattaatatcgattaaatgaaaataaataaattaaaataagaaaataaaattcaagtCCCACGATTACCAGATCCAGATTGATCACCACAttcctcctcgacgtcggctCCTCATAGTTAAGAACATCCGCAATATGAATTGAAGTCCCTGTAATCTAATTTTGTATGCAAATCAAAGTCTGCACAGTGGTAGGAGCTAATGAATTCCAGAATGAATCCAATACGCCCCCTCTGGTGCTAAAGGCTTACTTTGAGGCTACGGTGCTAATAGGAATAGCCAAAAGATTatgggctatctctccaaggacgGAATACTTCACGGCATTTACCTTCCACCAACTGAATATATCAAACTCTCGTAAAAATAGTTGAAGCTCCGCTGCCAAGTATCTATCTATCTCTAACTGAGCCTCTG
Protein-coding sequences here:
- the LOC108991316 gene encoding peroxidase 9; protein product: MEFFKVTLSLLVIAFLSANLSVAHPGFNVGWGGNGFGSFGLFPEFYQFSCPQANDIVMSVLEKAIAKEPRMAASLLRLHFHDCFVQGCDASVLLDDSSTVVSEKKSLPNRNSIRGFEVIDEIKVKLEESCPQTVSCADILALAARGSTVLSGGPNWQLPLGRRDSETASLSTSNNNIPPPNSTLQNLLTLFKRQGLNEVDLVALSGGHTIGVARCTTFKQRLYNQNGNNQPDATLDKTYYYGLKSVCPRSGGDNNISPLDFASPARFDNTYFKLILWGKGLLTSDQVLFTGSPRTTMELVKRYAEDEGLFFNQFANSMIKMGNISPLTGFKGEVRKNCRRVN